The following are from one region of the Cloacibacterium sp. TD35 genome:
- a CDS encoding DNA polymerase III subunit: MNWEEIVGQKKVIETLKDAIDKERVGHAQLFIGEEGFGVLPLALAYAKEILKRENEHAASKVEHLNHLDLHFSFPVFTEKSNALSQRLFEDFRNMILENPYASINDWNETLDAQNKQLFISADEVDALNQKFALKSFEGGTKILIVWRADKMNITAANKFLKFLEEPPKKTIILLLAEKIDTILPTILSRCQAIEVPRIDDESLEQGIRSQFDISEEKIKEVIHQAQGNYNTALQLLQNDSANDEFEELFIDWVRNAFMAKKKPEVLRNIVLWGRNIASWNREKQKNFLDFCSEMFRLALLQNYDAEHLVYKRLSKNGFNWEAFTNFIHGANIVDILEEISDADLHLYRNANAKIVWTDLGIKLTRYIHRSA; encoded by the coding sequence ATGAATTGGGAAGAAATTGTAGGACAAAAAAAAGTTATAGAAACGCTTAAAGACGCTATAGATAAAGAAAGAGTAGGCCATGCTCAGTTATTTATTGGCGAAGAAGGTTTCGGCGTTTTACCATTGGCTCTAGCTTATGCTAAAGAAATTCTTAAAAGAGAAAATGAACATGCTGCTTCTAAAGTAGAGCACCTTAATCACTTAGATTTACATTTTAGTTTTCCAGTTTTTACAGAAAAAAGCAACGCATTAAGTCAGCGTTTGTTTGAGGATTTTAGAAATATGATTTTAGAAAATCCTTACGCTTCCATCAATGATTGGAATGAAACATTAGACGCTCAAAACAAGCAATTGTTTATTTCTGCTGATGAAGTAGATGCACTGAATCAGAAGTTTGCGCTCAAAAGTTTTGAAGGAGGAACTAAAATTCTCATTGTTTGGCGTGCTGACAAAATGAATATTACTGCAGCCAATAAGTTTTTAAAATTTTTAGAAGAGCCACCCAAAAAGACAATTATCTTGCTTCTTGCAGAAAAAATAGACACCATTTTGCCTACCATTTTATCAAGGTGTCAAGCGATAGAAGTGCCTAGAATAGATGACGAAAGTTTAGAACAAGGAATCAGAAGTCAATTTGATATTTCCGAAGAAAAAATAAAAGAAGTCATTCACCAAGCGCAGGGGAATTACAATACAGCGCTACAATTGCTTCAAAATGATTCAGCAAATGATGAATTTGAAGAACTTTTTATCGATTGGGTGAGAAATGCCTTCATGGCGAAAAAGAAACCAGAGGTTTTGAGAAATATCGTTCTTTGGGGAAGAAATATCGCTTCTTGGAACAGAGAAAAACAGAAAAATTTCTTAGATTTTTGTTCTGAGATGTTCAGATTGGCATTATTGCAAAATTATGATGCAGAACATTTGGTTTACAAGCGTTTATCTAAAAACGGATTCAATTGGGAAGCATTCACCAATTTTATTCATGGGGCTAATATTGTAGATATTTTAGAAGAAATCTCCGATGCTGATTTGCATCTTTATAGAAATGCAAACGCCAAAATAGTTTGGACGGATTTAGGCATAAAATTAACCAGATACATTCACCGAAGTGCATAA
- a CDS encoding HlyD family secretion protein, giving the protein MENQTKNKKSPVFGIILTIVIVVGAIYGYKKWSYSNAHEETDDAQIASNVSPVISKISGYVAEVRVKDNQFVKKGDTLIILENKDQLMALQQAEAALGTAKSNLNTAQAGAAAANKSISTSNAAVATANAQIEAAKVNVWKTTQDLKRYENLVKDHSIMQQQYDQVLAAKQAADKQLQILVEQRNQAAQQTGYVSSQSEATSQQIGVASSMIKQREVDVQNAKLNLSYTVITAKQDGYVSKIPVQVGQFLQAGAQLFSIVLNNDKWIVANFKETQLNKMVEGQKVEIKIDAFPNDEFEGVVSSISPATGSTFSLLPPDNASGNFVKVVQRVPVKITFKDLKPEVAKRLRAGMNVLVDVEVK; this is encoded by the coding sequence ATGGAAAATCAAACAAAAAATAAAAAAAGTCCAGTTTTTGGGATTATTTTAACCATCGTTATTGTGGTAGGTGCTATTTATGGTTACAAAAAATGGTCTTATAGCAATGCTCACGAAGAAACAGATGATGCACAAATTGCATCTAATGTAAGCCCTGTGATTTCTAAAATTTCTGGTTATGTGGCAGAAGTAAGAGTAAAAGACAATCAGTTTGTGAAAAAAGGTGATACCTTAATTATCCTTGAAAACAAAGACCAATTAATGGCTTTACAACAAGCTGAAGCTGCGCTAGGAACTGCAAAAAGCAATCTAAATACCGCTCAAGCTGGTGCTGCAGCAGCGAATAAAAGCATCAGTACATCAAACGCAGCAGTGGCTACTGCAAATGCACAGATTGAAGCGGCTAAAGTAAACGTTTGGAAAACTACCCAAGATTTAAAACGTTACGAAAATCTAGTAAAAGACCATTCGATTATGCAGCAACAATATGACCAAGTTCTGGCAGCGAAACAAGCAGCAGATAAGCAATTGCAAATTTTGGTAGAACAAAGAAATCAAGCTGCTCAGCAAACAGGTTATGTATCTTCTCAATCAGAAGCAACTTCTCAACAAATTGGCGTAGCAAGTTCTATGATTAAACAAAGAGAAGTAGATGTGCAAAATGCTAAATTAAATCTTTCTTATACCGTAATTACTGCGAAACAAGATGGTTATGTTTCTAAAATTCCAGTACAAGTAGGTCAGTTTTTACAAGCAGGAGCACAGTTATTCAGCATTGTTTTAAATAATGACAAATGGATTGTAGCAAATTTTAAAGAAACACAATTAAACAAAATGGTAGAAGGTCAAAAAGTAGAAATTAAAATAGATGCTTTCCCAAATGATGAGTTCGAGGGAGTGGTAAGTTCTATTTCGCCAGCTACTGGTTCCACCTTTTCTTTACTTCCTCCAGATAATGCAAGTGGAAACTTCGTAAAAGTAGTTCAAAGAGTTCCTGTGAAAATCACTTTTAAGGATTTAAAGCCTGAAGTAGCCAAAAGATTAAGAGCTGGAATGAATGTTTTAGTAGACGTAGAAGTAAAATAG
- a CDS encoding TetR/AcrR family transcriptional regulator: MEHSTDKKILYTAEKLFAEKGFDATSTRDIAKSAGVNVSMISYYFGSKEKLFEEIFKVRMKEGQSFAYEILENPKLNEWEKLIKIIENYINRVKTLPEFYSILQSVYNINNSGNEQILSFLRTSKIGYIKIYQRILEEGCENGVFTKKPDLFFLHSVIVGTVFYSKQGMNLYRELSGNQSDEYYNIYYDNLTQNLTILLKDLLGYEQKN, from the coding sequence ATGGAACATTCTACGGATAAAAAAATTCTCTATACTGCAGAAAAACTATTTGCAGAAAAGGGTTTTGATGCTACTTCTACTAGAGATATTGCAAAATCTGCTGGAGTAAATGTCTCGATGATTTCTTATTATTTCGGGTCGAAAGAAAAGCTTTTCGAAGAAATTTTTAAAGTGAGAATGAAGGAAGGACAATCTTTTGCCTATGAAATTTTAGAAAATCCAAAGCTCAATGAATGGGAAAAACTCATTAAAATCATAGAAAACTATATCAATCGTGTGAAGACTTTGCCAGAGTTTTATTCTATTCTTCAATCGGTTTATAATATCAATAATAGCGGAAACGAACAGATTTTAAGTTTTCTAAGAACTTCTAAAATTGGTTATATCAAAATTTACCAAAGAATTTTAGAAGAAGGCTGTGAAAATGGTGTTTTTACCAAGAAACCGGATTTGTTTTTTCTCCATTCGGTGATTGTAGGAACGGTTTTTTATTCTAAACAAGGCATGAATTTGTATAGAGAACTTTCTGGAAATCAGTCAGATGAATATTATAATATCTATTACGACAATCTTACCCAAAATTTAACCATATTATTAAAAGACCTTTTAGGTTATGAACAAAAAAATTAG
- a CDS encoding NUDIX hydrolase produces MSKSPIPIEKNLPYEGTTTVEIALDLLENTSTPEINIYGEHLDEIWEDLTSMHRVVEAAGGIVFNHENKILFIHRLGRWDLPKGKIELEESLENAALRELEEETGLTELILENFVNTTFHIYKEKRQGKEERILKATHWFKMTYVGQKQPIPQTEEGITKVEWKTQSEIKQEVLPNTFKNIKLILSEVFAI; encoded by the coding sequence ATGAGTAAATCTCCAATTCCCATTGAGAAGAACTTGCCTTATGAAGGGACTACAACGGTAGAAATTGCCCTTGATTTATTAGAAAACACTTCTACACCAGAGATTAACATCTACGGCGAACATTTAGATGAAATCTGGGAAGACCTTACTTCTATGCACAGAGTGGTAGAGGCTGCAGGAGGAATTGTTTTCAATCATGAAAACAAAATCCTTTTCATTCACAGATTAGGAAGATGGGATTTACCGAAAGGTAAAATAGAACTTGAAGAGTCTCTAGAGAATGCTGCACTCAGAGAATTAGAAGAAGAAACTGGACTTACTGAGCTTATTCTGGAAAATTTTGTGAATACTACTTTCCATATTTACAAAGAAAAAAGACAAGGAAAGGAAGAAAGAATTCTAAAAGCTACGCATTGGTTTAAAATGACATATGTAGGTCAAAAACAACCTATTCCTCAAACCGAAGAAGGAATTACAAAAGTAGAATGGAAAACACAAAGTGAAATAAAACAAGAAGTTTTGCCGAATACTTTTAAAAATATAAAGCTGATTTTGAGCGAGGTTTTTGCAATTTAA
- a CDS encoding UDP-N-acetylmuramoyl-tripeptide--D-alanyl-D-alanine ligase gives MNITDFYALYLQANKVTIDSRKIEKNDIFFAFSGDNFNAATLAEAAIDNGALAVIVEDKNFENTAKNIFYVKSTLEFLQDLAKHHRAQLRIPIIALTGSNGKTTTKEIIHAVLSKKYNTQYTFGNLNNHIGVPLTILSIKPEHEMAVVEMGANHQKEIEFLCTIAQPNFGYITNFGKAHLEGFGGVEGVIKGKSELYDYLKTNNQFVVVNENDPIQVEKTEGYDLVIPFGRRDSEFYFEKFTENNCVGIIYSDIEALSKLTGDYNFTNLCAATSLGLYFGIDFNLIKKAIEEYTPTNMRSQIVKKGDKTLVLDTYNANPSSMKVSLENFNDFIGTKTIIIGDMLELGEESVTEHSQILELAKSLNFNEIITVGPNFKEVNASGVAFLSTQDLISYLNENEVHSQNILLKASRGIALEKALEFIK, from the coding sequence ATGAATATTACAGATTTTTATGCGCTTTATTTACAAGCCAATAAAGTAACCATAGACAGCAGAAAAATTGAAAAAAATGATATTTTTTTCGCCTTTTCTGGTGATAATTTTAATGCGGCTACTTTAGCTGAAGCAGCAATAGATAATGGTGCTCTTGCCGTAATCGTAGAAGATAAAAATTTTGAAAATACCGCTAAAAATATTTTTTATGTAAAATCTACTCTAGAGTTTTTACAAGATTTAGCAAAACATCACAGAGCACAATTGAGAATTCCTATTATTGCTTTAACAGGAAGTAATGGGAAAACCACCACTAAGGAAATCATTCATGCTGTTCTTTCAAAGAAATACAATACTCAATATACTTTTGGAAATCTCAATAATCACATTGGTGTTCCCTTAACCATTCTTTCCATAAAGCCAGAACACGAAATGGCGGTTGTAGAAATGGGTGCTAATCACCAAAAAGAAATAGAATTTTTATGCACTATCGCTCAACCTAATTTTGGGTATATTACTAATTTCGGAAAAGCACATTTAGAAGGTTTCGGTGGAGTAGAAGGTGTAATCAAAGGGAAATCTGAATTGTATGATTACCTCAAAACAAATAATCAATTTGTAGTAGTGAATGAAAATGATCCTATTCAAGTTGAAAAAACAGAAGGATATGATTTGGTGATTCCTTTTGGAAGAAGAGATTCTGAATTTTATTTCGAAAAATTCACAGAAAATAATTGCGTAGGAATTATTTATAGTGATATAGAAGCACTATCTAAACTTACGGGAGATTACAATTTTACCAATCTTTGTGCAGCTACCAGTTTAGGTTTGTATTTTGGGATTGATTTTAATTTAATCAAAAAAGCCATTGAAGAATATACACCAACCAATATGCGTTCGCAAATCGTGAAAAAAGGAGATAAAACCTTGGTTTTAGATACTTACAATGCGAATCCTAGTTCTATGAAAGTTTCATTAGAAAATTTCAATGATTTTATTGGAACTAAGACCATCATCATTGGTGATATGCTAGAATTGGGAGAAGAAAGCGTAACGGAACATTCTCAAATTTTAGAATTGGCGAAATCGCTTAATTTTAATGAAATCATTACTGTTGGGCCAAATTTTAAAGAAGTAAATGCTTCTGGAGTGGCATTTTTAAGCACTCAAGATTTAATCAGTTATTTAAACGAAAATGAAGTTCATTCGCAGAACATATTGCTGAAGGCTTCACGAGGAATCGCACTAGAAAAAGCATTAGAATTCATTAAATAA
- a CDS encoding LPS export ABC transporter periplasmic protein LptC, which yields MQKKFSRILFKNIVTFSGLAIFFALTSCEEDLAKVNDKKSTNFASRIIYNADIVKKDSGMVKVRFKAPLLEEYEFIDTPYVVVRKGLYLEFYDSKKPKTPGKLWAKYAKIIDKKQFYEARGNVKVINNEGQTFAMQSIYWDKAKQRMYTKDTVFITDKDGSIFVAANGMNAKDDFSEYTFYNNSGDFNVKKMPNSGN from the coding sequence ATGCAGAAAAAATTCTCAAGAATATTATTTAAAAATATAGTCACCTTTTCAGGTTTGGCTATATTTTTTGCTTTGACTTCTTGCGAAGAAGATTTGGCTAAAGTAAATGATAAAAAAAGCACCAATTTCGCTTCTAGAATTATCTATAATGCAGATATTGTAAAAAAGGATTCTGGAATGGTAAAAGTGCGTTTCAAAGCACCTTTGCTTGAAGAATATGAGTTTATAGACACTCCTTATGTAGTGGTAAGAAAAGGTCTGTATCTAGAATTTTATGATTCTAAGAAACCAAAAACTCCAGGAAAACTTTGGGCTAAATATGCCAAAATCATCGATAAAAAGCAATTCTACGAAGCTAGAGGAAATGTAAAAGTCATCAATAATGAAGGACAAACTTTTGCAATGCAATCTATTTATTGGGACAAAGCGAAACAAAGAATGTACACTAAAGACACCGTATTCATTACAGATAAAGACGGTTCAATTTTCGTGGCGGCAAATGGAATGAATGCAAAAGATGATTTTTCTGAATATACCTTTTACAATAATTCGGGAGACTTCAATGTGAAGAAAATGCCGAATTCTGGAAATTAA
- a CDS encoding anhydro-N-acetylmuramic acid kinase, translated as MKTYFAIGLMSGTSLDGLDICYAQFQNETHWEFEILKTETIPYSLEWKNRLQNAILLSAEDLLALDKEYGFYLGEKTQEFISKNNITHLDFIASHGHTVFHQPQRKFTLQIGDGRAIKLITKKPIIYDFRSQDVLMGGNGAPLVPIGDELLFSQYDACLNLGGFSNISLQKNHQRIAFDISPVNVVLNFFSEKLGKNYDENGDFARNGAINFKILEQLDALNFYQKPAPKSLGVEFVNSEVFPLLKSETPENIIATLTEHIAEQITKVFNDNQLKTILVTGGGTFNTFLLEKIRKKSHTELIIPDENIINFKEALIFAFMGVLRLRNEVNVLCSATGSSENHCSGILA; from the coding sequence ATGAAAACATATTTCGCCATTGGTTTAATGTCCGGAACCAGCCTTGATGGTTTAGATATTTGCTATGCTCAATTCCAAAATGAAACACATTGGGAATTTGAAATTCTAAAAACCGAAACCATTCCATATTCTCTAGAATGGAAAAATCGTCTGCAAAATGCTATTCTTCTTTCGGCTGAAGATTTATTGGCGCTAGACAAAGAATATGGCTTCTATCTCGGCGAAAAAACACAAGAATTTATCTCTAAAAATAATATTACCCATTTAGATTTTATTGCTTCTCACGGACATACTGTTTTTCATCAACCACAACGAAAATTCACCTTGCAAATCGGTGATGGAAGAGCCATAAAATTAATCACCAAAAAGCCTATAATCTACGATTTTAGAAGTCAAGATGTTTTAATGGGCGGAAATGGTGCTCCATTAGTTCCCATAGGTGATGAACTTTTATTTTCGCAATATGATGCTTGTCTCAATTTGGGCGGATTTTCTAATATTTCTTTACAGAAAAACCATCAAAGAATAGCTTTTGATATTTCCCCTGTAAATGTAGTTTTGAATTTCTTTTCAGAAAAATTAGGCAAAAACTATGATGAAAACGGCGATTTTGCCAGAAATGGTGCAATTAATTTCAAAATTTTAGAGCAATTAGACGCTTTAAACTTTTATCAAAAACCCGCTCCCAAATCACTCGGCGTAGAGTTTGTGAACTCTGAGGTTTTTCCTTTGTTAAAAAGCGAAACTCCAGAAAATATCATCGCTACTTTGACAGAACATATTGCCGAGCAAATTACCAAAGTTTTTAATGATAATCAACTCAAAACCATTTTGGTAACTGGTGGCGGAACTTTTAACACTTTTTTATTAGAAAAAATTCGAAAAAAATCTCATACAGAACTCATTATTCCAGATGAAAACATTATAAACTTCAAAGAAGCGCTTATTTTCGCTTTTATGGGCGTTTTAAGACTCAGAAATGAGGTAAATGTGCTTTGTTCGGCAACAGGAAGTTCAGAGAATCACTGTAGCGGAATACTGGCATAA
- the gldJ gene encoding gliding motility lipoprotein GldJ codes for MKKLKFISLLTLGAILLLTSCGGGGKVKSGGGTKKFTSKTGWKPNDSKGWFFTGKKQKPKGWPGMVYVDGGTFTMGLVKDDVMHDWNNTPRRMQVSAFFIGETEITNYEYREYVTWLKFVFPPSDPSFKNIYTGALPDTLVWNNKLSRNDYAETYFRAPEYDYYPVVGVSWQQAARYCDWLTNVTNEKELMNQGIISKDYYTNDANNQGPNAFNLDKFKANDPELDAYLNKQRLQQKSGIKTSNARIQAANRNATAGLVTKFRLPTEVEWEYAALGLQKNREYNNYLGKKPEIEKLRGKKGKNRGMYLENFKQGRGDYSGVGGWNNDGSPTTADVRQYPSNDLGIYGMYGNVAEWTADVYRPIIDEEASDFNYYRGNMPQQTVKNADGTYKKVDPKDMKFERLADGREIYKGLPGTYERKTVEDQRNYRDGDFMSSLEAGYGKEADSSMADYNMYNSPKTQFIVDDKGRVILQKDNKPRTTKVSNTVRVVKGGSWMDTAYWLDPGQRRFKEESKSFGWIGFRVAQDARDTNNKRTKR; via the coding sequence ATGAAAAAACTAAAGTTTATTTCATTGCTTACACTAGGTGCAATATTACTTCTAACCAGTTGTGGTGGAGGCGGTAAAGTAAAAAGTGGAGGTGGAACCAAAAAATTTACCAGCAAAACAGGTTGGAAACCTAATGACTCGAAAGGTTGGTTCTTTACTGGTAAAAAACAAAAACCAAAAGGATGGCCAGGAATGGTCTATGTAGACGGAGGTACTTTTACCATGGGGTTGGTAAAAGACGATGTAATGCATGATTGGAACAATACCCCAAGAAGAATGCAGGTGAGTGCATTTTTCATAGGTGAGACAGAAATCACTAACTATGAATATAGAGAATACGTGACTTGGCTTAAGTTTGTATTCCCTCCATCAGATCCTAGTTTTAAAAATATCTATACTGGTGCTTTACCAGATACTTTAGTTTGGAATAACAAATTATCTAGAAATGATTATGCAGAAACGTATTTTCGTGCTCCAGAATATGATTACTATCCTGTAGTAGGAGTTTCTTGGCAACAGGCAGCTAGATATTGTGATTGGCTGACGAATGTTACGAATGAAAAGGAATTAATGAACCAAGGCATTATCAGCAAAGATTATTATACGAACGATGCAAACAATCAAGGCCCTAACGCATTTAATCTAGATAAATTTAAAGCTAATGATCCTGAATTAGATGCATACCTAAATAAACAAAGATTACAACAAAAATCTGGTATCAAAACTTCTAACGCTAGAATTCAAGCGGCAAACAGAAACGCAACCGCAGGCTTAGTAACCAAATTCCGTCTTCCTACAGAAGTAGAATGGGAATATGCAGCGCTTGGTTTACAGAAAAATAGAGAGTATAACAACTACCTAGGAAAAAAACCTGAAATTGAAAAATTAAGAGGCAAAAAAGGTAAAAACAGAGGGATGTACCTAGAAAACTTTAAACAAGGTAGAGGTGACTATTCTGGTGTAGGTGGTTGGAATAATGACGGTTCTCCTACAACTGCAGACGTAAGGCAATATCCTTCTAATGATTTAGGAATTTATGGAATGTACGGAAACGTAGCAGAATGGACGGCAGACGTTTACAGACCAATCATAGATGAAGAAGCCAGCGATTTCAATTACTACAGAGGAAATATGCCACAGCAAACTGTGAAAAATGCTGATGGAACTTATAAAAAAGTAGATCCAAAAGACATGAAGTTCGAAAGATTAGCTGACGGTAGAGAAATCTACAAAGGCTTACCTGGAACTTATGAAAGAAAAACTGTAGAAGATCAAAGAAATTACAGAGATGGTGATTTCATGTCTTCATTAGAGGCTGGTTATGGCAAAGAAGCAGATAGCTCTATGGCAGATTACAATATGTATAATTCTCCAAAAACTCAATTCATCGTAGATGATAAAGGTAGAGTAATTTTACAAAAAGATAATAAACCTAGAACAACTAAAGTTTCTAATACTGTAAGAGTTGTAAAAGGTGGTTCTTGGATGGATACAGCATATTGGTTAGACCCGGGACAAAGAAGATTCAAAGAAGAATCTAAATCTTTCGGATGGATTGGTTTCCGTGTAGCACAAGATGCTAGAGACACCAATAATAAGAGAACGAAGAGATAA
- a CDS encoding TolC family protein, whose protein sequence is MNKKIRNIFGILLFSMSISQISSQETRAISLNEAVKLGIENSKNLKIDAAKIEESTAQLLEAKNNQLPSLKLGATYLHLFSPNVNLKTESAGAANSLKINDVMYASANLSYPIYAGGRIKYGIQSAEYLVEASKLSAENDKEAIAYNISQAYNNLFKASQIINVLEENLSASQKRDEIFLKLENNGLMARNDRLKAQLQTSNIELQLLDAQNNYSIANINMDLLLGLSETTILKVDEDYINEISENQPVSYYLSQALQHRKDLQALDYQRKAANLGTKAAKAENLPSLAITGGYVAADIPGFVTITNAINIGLGVSYNLDNLWKKNSSLLKSQAREKQLEANNELLNDHIKLELNKDFQNSNLAKKKIEVYERALEQATENYRITKNKYDNGLANITDLLEADAALVGAKVNVINSRADAALAYKKLLQTSGILNQ, encoded by the coding sequence ATGAACAAAAAAATTAGAAACATCTTTGGGATTTTACTTTTTAGCATGAGTATTTCCCAGATTTCGAGCCAAGAAACTAGAGCTATTTCTCTGAATGAAGCGGTAAAACTTGGAATCGAAAATAGCAAAAATCTAAAAATAGATGCTGCTAAAATAGAAGAAAGTACAGCTCAATTGCTGGAAGCAAAGAACAATCAGCTTCCTAGCCTGAAATTGGGAGCTACTTATTTACATCTTTTCAGCCCAAATGTTAATCTTAAAACAGAAAGTGCGGGTGCGGCGAATAGTTTGAAAATTAATGATGTAATGTACGCTTCTGCAAATCTTTCTTATCCCATTTATGCAGGTGGAAGAATAAAATACGGAATTCAGTCTGCTGAATATTTGGTAGAAGCTTCTAAATTATCTGCAGAAAATGACAAGGAAGCCATTGCTTATAATATTTCTCAGGCTTACAATAATTTATTCAAAGCATCTCAAATCATCAATGTTTTAGAAGAAAATCTTTCGGCTTCACAGAAAAGAGACGAAATATTTTTGAAATTAGAAAATAACGGTTTGATGGCAAGAAATGACAGATTGAAAGCTCAGTTGCAAACGTCTAATATTGAACTTCAGCTTTTAGATGCCCAAAACAATTACAGCATTGCCAATATTAATATGGACTTGCTTTTAGGTTTGTCCGAAACTACAATTCTAAAAGTAGATGAAGATTATATTAATGAAATTTCAGAAAACCAGCCTGTTTCTTATTACCTAAGTCAAGCTTTACAGCACAGAAAAGATTTACAAGCACTCGATTATCAGAGAAAAGCTGCAAACTTAGGAACCAAAGCTGCAAAAGCTGAAAATTTACCAAGTTTAGCAATTACAGGTGGTTATGTAGCAGCAGATATTCCAGGATTTGTAACTATTACTAACGCGATTAATATAGGATTAGGTGTTTCATATAACTTAGACAATCTTTGGAAGAAAAATTCTTCTTTGCTAAAATCTCAAGCAAGAGAAAAACAATTAGAAGCCAATAATGAACTTCTGAATGACCATATAAAACTAGAACTCAATAAGGATTTCCAGAATTCTAATTTGGCCAAAAAGAAAATAGAAGTTTATGAGCGTGCATTAGAACAAGCGACAGAAAACTACAGAATTACTAAAAATAAATATGATAATGGCTTAGCGAATATTACCGATTTGCTAGAAGCAGACGCAGCTTTGGTAGGTGCTAAAGTAAATGTAATTAACTCTAGAGCAGATGCGGCATTAGCATACAAAAAACTATTACAAACCTCAGGGATTCTTAATCAATAA
- a CDS encoding SRPBCC family protein translates to MNLEGRKIVVNKSSKQLFEMLKNPEDYKHLMPDSLTSFEHREDGFKFGLKGMPEVALKIAELVEGQKVVLKSASSSLDFSLTGNISPVNENQTEVQLLFDGNFNPFIKMMVEKPLQNFLNALTDKLEQL, encoded by the coding sequence ATGAATTTAGAAGGAAGAAAAATTGTAGTAAATAAATCTTCAAAGCAACTTTTTGAAATGCTTAAAAATCCTGAAGATTACAAACACTTAATGCCAGATAGTTTAACCAGTTTTGAGCACAGAGAAGATGGCTTTAAATTTGGTTTAAAAGGAATGCCAGAAGTTGCTCTTAAAATCGCTGAATTGGTAGAAGGCCAAAAAGTAGTTCTGAAATCTGCAAGTTCTTCATTAGACTTCTCACTTACAGGAAACATCTCTCCAGTAAACGAAAACCAAACAGAAGTTCAGTTATTATTCGATGGAAATTTTAATCCATTCATCAAAATGATGGTAGAGAAACCATTACAAAACTTCTTAAACGCACTTACAGACAAGTTAGAGCAATTGTAA